The following coding sequences are from one Triticum dicoccoides isolate Atlit2015 ecotype Zavitan chromosome 4A, WEW_v2.0, whole genome shotgun sequence window:
- the LOC119287670 gene encoding xyloglucan galactosyltransferase KATAMARI1 homolog has protein sequence MEKTTAAHGGGARWLPRLVLLAILSATPWLLIVYCHRAAPVSAPRQSLVTAAPASGREDGAQPRFPPAQEQQVNKLLIASAAGGEVRRSSDVGVAGEDACRGRYLYVHVLPPRFNADVLADCKHWYPWIDMCQYLANGGLGAPLDNADGVFADEGWYATDHFGLDVIFHARVRQYDCLTDDSSRAAAVFVPFYAGFDVVRNLWSNNATTKDAAAVELVDWLTRRPEWRAMGGRDHFFMSGRTAWDHQRQTDSDSEWGNKLLRLPAVWNMTVLFVEKVPWTDFDFAVPYPTYFHPAKDADVLQWQQRMRGMKRDYLFSFAGGERPGDPNSIRHHLIRECGASSFCNLVQCRKSEKNCLVPSTFMRVFQGARFCLQPPGDTYTRRSAFDAILAGCVPVFFHPDSAYRQYRWHLPDDRDSYSVFISEEDVRSGNASSVEETLRRIPQEVAERLTETVIGLIPRLVYADPRSKLETLRDAVDVTVEAVIDRVSKLRKEMGHGDLTQTATKVSSKVMADN, from the coding sequence ATGGAGAAGACGACGGCCGCGCACGGCGGGGGCGCCCGCTGGCTGCCTCGCCTGGTCCTGCTCGCCATCCTGTCCGCCACGCCGTGGCTCCTCATCGTCTACTGCCACCGCGCGGCGCCCGTCAGCGCGCCGCGCCAGTCGCTCGTCACCGCCGCCCCCGCGTCCGGCCGCGAGGACGGCGCCCAGCCGCGCTTCCCCCCCGCCCAGGAGCAGCAGGTCAACAAGCTCCTGATCGCCTCCGCGGCGGGGGGCGAGGTGCGCCGGAGCAGCGACGTTGGCGTCGCCGGGGAGGACGCCTGCCGCGGGCGGTACCTGTACGTCCACGTCCTGCCCCCGCGGTTCAACGCCGACGTCCTCGCCGACTGCAAGCACTGGTACCCGTGGATCGACATGTGCCAGTACCTCGCCAACGGCGGCCTCGGCGCGCCCCTGGACAACGCGGACGGCGTGTTCGCCGACGAGGGCTGGTACGCCACCGACCACTTCGGCCTCGACGTCATCTTCCACGCCCGCGTCCGGCAGTACGACTGCCTCACCGACgactcctcccgcgccgccgccgtcttcgTGCCGTTCTACGCTGGGTTTGACGTCGTGCGGAACCTGTGGAGCAACAACGCCACGACCAAGGACGCCGCGGCGGTCGAGCTCGTCGACTGGCTGACGCGGCGGCCCGAGTGGCGCGCCATGGGCGGGCGCGACCACTTCTTCATGTCCGGGAGGACGGCGTGGGACCACCAGCGGCAGACGGACAGCGACTCGGAGTGGGGCAACAAGCTGCTCCGTTTGCCGGCGGTGTGGAACATGACGGTGCTGTTCGTGGAGAAGGTGCCGTGGACGGACTTCGACTTCGCCGTGCCGTACCCGACCTACTTCCACCCGGCCAAGGACGCGGACGTCCTCCAGTGGCAGCAGCGGATGCGAGGCATGAAGCGGGACTACCTCTTCTCCTTCGCCGGCGGCGAGCGTCCCGGAGACCCGAACTCCATCCGGCACCACCTCATCCGGGAGTGCGGCGCCTCCAGCTTCTGCAACCTGGTGCAGTGCCGGAAGAGCGAGAAGAACTGCCTCGTGCCCAGCACCTTCATGCGCGTCTTCCAAGGGGCGCGCTTCTGCCTGCAGCCGCCGGGCGACACGTACACGCGGCGGTCGGCGTTCGACGCCATCCTCGCCGGCTGCGTGCCGGTGTTCTTCCACCCGGACTCCGCGTACAGGCAGTACAGGTGGCACCTCCCCGACGACCGCGACTCCTACTCCGTGTTCATCTCCGAGGAGGATGTGCGCAGCGGCAACGCCAGCAGCGTGGAGGAGACGCTCCGGCGGATCCCGCAGGAGGTGGCGGAGCGGCTGACGGAGACGGTGATCGGGCTGATACCGCGGCTGGTGTACGCGGACCCGCGGTCGAAGCTGGAGACGCTCAGGGACGCCGTGGATGTCACCGTGGAGGCGGTCATCGACAGGGTCAGCAAGCTGAGGAAGGAGATGGGTCACGGCGATCTGACGCAAACGGCGACAAAGGTTTCTAGCAAAGTCATGGCAGATAATTAG